A single region of the Schizosaccharomyces osmophilus chromosome 3, complete sequence genome encodes:
- the dbp9 gene encoding ATP-dependent RNA helicase Dbp9 encodes MPQDFSQFNLDPRIQRAIQKCGFTEPTQVQKTGIPLALDGKDLVVQAKTGSGKTAAYLIPLLELLLKQKQLDEKDRGIFTLILVPTRELAQQVFKVLEKLTLYCGKHIKFVNIATNAADLVQRPLLLDFPDIVISTPSRSVVHFSSGALSLDKIKFLVIDEADLILSFGYQDDMSSLSKALPRGVQTLLMSATLTESIASLRQLVCRDPVVLRLEDKEADGQLTQYAVKTSEQDKFLLAYILLKLRLIKGKILIFVNEINRCYRLKLYLEQFGMKSLVLNSELPVNSRMNIVDQFNKGLYQIIIATDESDKVAELDEDNEDRQEATNEANEEADSKMEEDSKDSQDSGETARKTKSKQKKAIKKDREYGVVRGLDFENVSCVLNFDMPTTAKAYIHRVGRTARAGKPGTAMSFFIPKSDVGKHKPTTLATCKKDESVLRRLSKKGIEPKPYVFDKKQTDAFRYRMEDALRSVTSVAVQTARAAELRQEMLASEKLKSYFAENPDELLTLTHDTAASVRLARTQRHLRHVPEYLLPKGLQAVNKDVGFVPFKKQNNRRTAKKKKNTKHRHDPLRSMRRSK; translated from the coding sequence ATGCCACAGGATTTTTCACAGTTTAATTTGGATCCGAGGATCCAGCGTGCCATTCAAAAATGTGGCTTCACTGAGCCTACGCAAGTACAAAAAACGGGAATTCCTTTGGCCTTAGATGGAAAAGATTTAGTTGTTCAAGCCAAAACCGGTTCTGGTAAGACTGCTGCATATTTAATCCCACTTTTAGAACTTTTATTAAAACAGAAGCAATTGGATGAAAAGGATCGTGGAATTTTTACTTTGATTCTCGTTCCTACAAGAGAACTAGCTCAACAGGTGTTCAAggttttggaaaagctGACACTATATTGTGGTAAACACATAAAATTTGTGAATATAGCTACAAATGCCGCAGACTTGGTACAGCGTCCTTTGCTCCTTGATTTCCCCGATATCGTAATATCAACTCCAAGCCGTTCTGTAGTTCATTTTTCCTCGGGGGCTCTTTCACTTGACAAGATCAAGTTTCTTGTTATCGATGAGGCTGATTTGATTCTCTCTTTTGGATATCAAGACGATATGTCTAGTTTAAGCAAAGCACTCCCACGAGGAGTGCAGACGTTGTTAATGTCTGCCACCCTTACTGAAAGCATTGCTTCGTTACGGCAATTAGTTTGTCGTGATCCAGTAGTTTTACGTCTTGAAGATAAAGAAGCAGATGGACAGCTAACACAATATGCTGTAAAAACTTCCGAACAAGATAAATTTTTGCTTGCGTATATTTTACTGAAATTAAGGCtcataaaaggaaaaatattaattttCGTAAACGAAATTAATCGTTGTTATCGCCTAAAGCTTTACCTTGAGCAATTCGGTATGAAAAGTTTGGTTTTAAATTCTGAATTGCCCGTCAATTCTAGAATGAATATCGTTGATCAGTTCAATAAGGGCCTTTACCAAATTATAATTGCAACGGATGAAAGTGACAAAGTAGCAGAATTGGACGAAGATAATGAAGACCGACAGGAAGCTACTAACGAAGCCAATGAGGAGGCGGATTCAAAGATGGAGGAAGATTCAAAGGATAGCCAAGATTCTGGTGAAACCGCTAGAAAGACAAAgtcaaagcaaaagaaagctatCAAAAAGGACCGTGAGTATGGCGTTGTTCGCGGCTTGGACTTCGAAAATGTCTCTTGTGTTCTCAATTTTGACATGCCAACAACCGCCAAAGCTTACATTCACCGCGTAGGAAGAACTGCAAGAGCTGGAAAACCAGGAACAGCCatgtctttttttatacCTAAATCGGATGTTGGAAAGCATAAGCCTACAACTCTGGCTACTTGCAAGAAAGATGAATCCGTCTTAAGACGATTGAGTAAAAAGGGCATTGAGCCTAAACCTTatgtttttgataaaaaacAGACCGATGCGTTTCGATACCGTATGGAGGATGCTCTTCGATCAGTTACTTCCGTGGCTGTGCAAACTGCCCGTGCTGCTGAATTGCGCCAGGAAATGCTAGCTTCTGAAAAGCTAAAGTCGTACTTTGCAGAAAATCCTGACGAGCTATTGACTTTGACGCATGATACGGCAGCTAGCGTTCGATTAGCACGCACACAAAGACATCTACGACACGTCCCAGAATATCTTTTGCCAAAGGGACTTCAGGCTGTAAATAAAGATGTTGGATTCGTCCCATTCAAAAAGCAGAATAACCGTAGGACTgccaagaagaagaaaaacacaaAGCACCGCCATGATCCTCTGCGCTCAATGAGAAGGAGTAAGTAG
- the ubp12 gene encoding CSN-associated deubiquitinating enzyme Ubp12, whose protein sequence is MDSLSDSSTSSYHGKRPRSLSDDSQVSSNMDDNFHKSLTPEKSKGNAQNTPSVFEQKEIIGDLVNNQPDLEEGRTDFYILSYSWYEMLCSYLSEEGPFPGEVDQEDIMNFEDGSLKSNLQEEIDYIIISKALWDALTEWYGLKGNEFPRETVDLGSEYSPHLVVEVYPPSFSLTSLSLQSDPYETHKPLKITLSSKSTLDDLFEGVKYTLSISGDNFRLWRVDTELPLQRTIDPSSFIKISSKDVVESLDKEKTLVESGMDSSCTLVVECMHNETWPVDRALRLQFLIRQRDQQSSTSVETRENKVLGTCGLNNLGNTCYMNSALQCLTHVRELRDFFVSDEWKDQVNESNPLGMSGQVAGAFASLIKSLYSPDHTSFAPRQFKAIIGRFNHSFLGYGQQDSQEFLAFLLDGLHEDLNRIYQKPYTSKPDLYELKEEKIRDTANECWRLHKLRNDSIIVDLFQGMYRSTLVCPECKTVSITFDPFMDLTLPLPVQQFWSHPVVFIPCDTTRRPITIEVVLENRSATIGDLVKYVASKVGCDDYRKIFVTETYRGRFYRFLTSLTKSLLMEISEEDEIYLYELEKPVNEASDDIVIPVYHTISPSTNSSSSYLDNHDFGYPFILQLKNEEVGDAREIEKKLKTKYSQFTTLNTLKDAECLESLHGDMDKDLTSNEDVNHNETKTPLFYTKVFHDRYERIPTGWNMHSTSLSLLTERDVESLQATVEPSTNVDYFDGDEDDSQAVEETAPGSYPDPPKLEETDQKNSNLLVQGDLLVCEWPETSQDSVFNESPSNSETGRSLWSDMERIMSETKEEGNHPHTITLDDCLNEFEKTEQLGEEDPWYCPTCKDFRRASKEMRIWKSPEILIFHLKRFSSERRFRDKIDELVEFPIESFDLSNRTESQKFNNVDDREKCLYELCAVDNHYGGLGGGHYTSFARNPDDNQFYCYDDSRVSPVKPEETITSAAYLLFYRRKSA, encoded by the coding sequence ATGGATTCTCTATCAGATAGCTCAACTTCTTCATACCATGGTAAAAGACCAAGATCTTTAAGTGACGATTCTCAAGTTTCTTCTAATATGGATGATAATTTTCACAAATCTTTAACACCGGAGAAGTCCAAAGGAAATGCTCAAAATACTCCTAGtgtttttgaacaaaaagaaatcattgGAGATTTGGTAAATAACCAACCAGATTTGGAGGAAGGCCGCACAGATTTCTATATACTTTCTTACAGTTGGTATGAGATGCTCTGCTCTTACTTGTCCGAAGAGGGACCATTTCCTGGAGAAGTTGATCAAGAGGATATTATGAATTTTGAGGATGGTTCcttgaaaagcaatctgcaagaagaaatcgaCTACATAATTATTTCAAAGGCATTGTGGGATGCCCTCACTGAATGGTACGGTTTAAAAGGCAACGAATTTCCTAGAGAAACCGTTGATCTCGGCTCTGAATATTCTCCTCATCTTGTGGTCGAAGTTTATCCTCCCAGCTTTTCATTGACTTCATTGAGCTTACAAAGCGATCCTTATGAAACCCATAAGCCGTTAAAAATTAcactttcttcaaaaagtacATTAGATGatctttttgaaggagTGAAGTATACTTTGTCTATTTCTGGTGATAACTTTAGACTTTGGAGAGTTGACACAGAACTGCCTCTACAACGAACCATTGATCCTTCCTCTTTTATAAAGATCAGCTCGAAAGATGTAGTGGAATCATTGgacaaggaaaagacaTTGGTGGAGTCTGGGATGGACAGTAGTTGTACACTAGTTGTTGAATGTATGCACAATGAAACATGGCCCGTCGATCGTGCCCTAAGActtcaatttttgattcGTCAAAGAGACCAGCAATCAAGTACGTCCGTAGAAACCCGAGAAAATAAGGTGCTCGGTACCTGCGGCTTAAACAACTTGGGAAATACTTGCTACATGAATTCTGCGTTGCAATGTCTCACACATGTTCGTGAACTTCGTGACTTTTTCGTTTCGGATGAATGGAAGGATCAGGTGAATGAATCAAATCCGTTAGGCATGAGCGGCCAGGTTGCTGGCGCATTCGCATCCTTAATTAAGTCCCTATATAGTCCTGATCATACTTCATTTGCTCCACGACAATTTAAGGCGATTATTGGTCGGTTTAATCACTCGTTCTTAGGATATGGTCAACAAGATTCTCAAGAATTCTTAgcttttttgttggatgGCTTACATGAAGACTTGAATCGTATATACCAAAAGCCATATACCTCCAAGCCTGATCTATATGAgctaaaagaagaaaagatcCGAGATACCGCAAATGAATGTTGGAGATTGCATAAGCTTAGGAACGATTCAATTATCGTCGACCTGTTTCAAGGAATGTACAGAAGTACTTTGGTTTGTCCTGAGTGCAAGACTGTTTCCATTACTTTTGATCCATTCATGGATTTGACTCTTCCTTTACCCGTACAACAGTTCTGGTCTCACCCTGTTGTTTTTATTCCATGTGATACCACTCGCCGTCCGATCACCATCGAGGTCGTTCTCGAAAACAGATCTGCTACAATTGGAGATCTCGTGAAATATGTCGCTTCGAAGGTAGGTTGTGATGATTATAGGAAAATATTTGTAACCGAAACTTACAGAGGAAGGTTCTATAGATTCCTAACGTCTCTCACGAAATCTCTATTAATGGAAATTTCCGAAGAGGATGAAATATATCTATACGAATTGGAAAAGCCTGTAAATGAAGCGTCGGATGATATTGTAATCCCGGTTTATCACACGATCAGTCCTTCGACTAATTCGTCAAGTAGCTATCTCGACAATCATGACTTTGGCTATCCATTCATTCTTCAATTGAAGAACGAAGAAGTTGGTGATGCTAGAGAGATTGagaaaaaactcaaaaCTAAGTATAGTCAATTTACAACTCTTAATACCTTGAAGGATGCCGAATGTCTAGAATCTTTACATGGCGATATGGATAAGGATCTTACATCTAATGAAGATGTTAATCATaacgaaacaaaaacaCCGTTGTTTTATACTAAGGTATTTCATGATCGTTATGAACGGATACCGACGGGTTGGAATATGCATTCGACGAGTCTCTCTCTGCTCACAGAAAGGGATGTGGAATCTTTACAAGCCACAGTAGAGCCATCCACTAATGTTGATTATTTTGATGgtgatgaagatgataGCCAGGCCGTCGAGGAAACCGCTCCTGGTTCGTATCCTGACCCTCCAAAACTTGAGGAAACTGATCAGAAGAACAGTAACCTACTTGTCCAAGGAGACCTGCTGGTTTGTGAATGGCCGGAAACTTCTCAGGACTCTGTGTTTAACGAGTCACCAAGTAATTCTGAGACCGGTCGTTCATTATGGTCGGATATGGAAAGAATTATGTCTGAGACTAAGGAAGAGGGCAATCATCCACATACGATAACCCTCGACGATTGCTTAAATGAGTTTGAGAAAACCGAGCAGCTTGGCGAGGAGGATCCTTGGTACTGTCCTACCTGCAAAGATTTCCGGAGAGCATCTAAAGAGATGAGAATATGGAAATCTCCTGAAATTCTTATCTTCCACTTAAAGCGCTTTAGCAGTGAGAGAAGGTTCCGGGATAAGATTGATGAATTGGTTGAGTTTCCTATTGAAAGCTTCGACTTATCTAATCGTACGGAATCccaaaaattcaataatgTTGATGATCGTGAAAAGTGCCTGTATGAGCTGTGTGCTGTTGATAATCACTATGGTGGTTTAGGCGGTGGGCACTACACATCTTTCGCTCGTAACCCTGATGACAATCAATTTTACTGTTATGATGATTCGAGAGTTTCACCAGTGAAACCTGAGGAAACTATAACGTCTGCTGcctatttattattttatcgAAGAAAGTCAGCATAA
- the tyr1 gene encoding prephenate dehydrogenase Tyr1, which yields MEVPVEELKKEFQIGIIGFGDMGRLYAERFSQAGWIVNVCDRKENFETVKERCEGTNINALQDGFEVSRKSDYILYSVESEYLDRIVGMYGPATKVGSIVGGQSSCKSPEIRAFEKYLPKDVEIISCHSMHGPRVNPQSQPLVIIRHRAKDRSFEIVKEILSCLQSSVVFLTAEEHDRITADTQAVTHAAFLAMGMAWRANNQYPWDINRWCGGIENIKMNLSMRIYSSKWHVYAGLAILNPDARKQIKQYATSVTELFKLAISGKAQEFENRVRNAGKFVFGEENNGASSGLLLSDELLDQYSISNVPNDKSVGNSHLSILAIVDSWWKLGIHPQKHMICSTPLFRLWVGVSEYVFCNPDLLTSCIYTATKHNEFCPDDLEFVLSARSWSEHVEQGDFENYKKQFVKIQDYFRPRFEEATKVGNAMIKKLLENLKRTA from the exons ATGGAGGTTCCCgttgaagaattaaaaaaggaattccAAATTGGAATTATCGGATTTGGGGATATGGGTCGCCTATATGCCGAACGATTCAGTCAAGCTGGGTGGAT TGTTAACGTGTGCGACCGGAAggaaaattttgaaacagTAAAGGAGAGATGCGAAGGAACCAATATAAATGCCCTGCAAGATGGATTTGAAGTCTCACGGAAAAGTGACTATATTCTATATAGTGTCGAATCTGAGTATCTCGATCGTATCGTTGGCATGTATGGACCAGCAACGAAAGTGGGTTCCATCGTCGGAGGACAGTCATCTTGCAAATCTCCGGAAATTCGAGCTTTTGAGAAGTACCTTCCCAAAGACGTGGAGATTATTTCTTGCCATTCAATGCACGGCCCGCGAGTAAATCCCCAATCTCAGCCATTAGTAATAATTCGCCATCGTGCAAAGGATAGAAGCTTCGAAATTGTGAAAGAAATCCTTTCTTGTCTCCAATCTTCAGTTGTTTTTCTAACAGCCGAAGAACATGATCGGATCACTGCAGACACTCAGGCTGTAACTCACGCTGCATTCCTCGCTATGGGTATGGCATGGCGCGCGAACAATCAATATCCTTGGGATATAAATCGCTGGTGTGGAGGGattgaaaatattaaaaTGAACCTATCTATGCGAATATATTCTAGTAAATGGCACGTTTATGCTGGTCTTGCTATCCTTAATCCTGATGctagaaaacaaattaagCAGTACGCGACTTCTGTCACTGAACTTTTTAAGCTCGCCATAAGTGGGAAGGCacaagaatttgaaaatagaGTTCGTAATGCTGGAAAATTTGTGTTTGgggaagaaaataatgGCGCCTCCAGTGGATTATTGTTGAGTGACGAACTTTTGGATCAATATAGTATATCGAACGTACCTAATGACAAGTCTGTCGGTAATAGCCACTTGAGCATTCTAGCGATTGTTGACTCTTGGTGGAAATTAGGCATTCATCCTCAAAAACACATGATTTGCTCAACTCCATTGTTTCGACTTTGGGTTGGTGTATCAGAATATGTATTCTGTAATCCCGACCTTTTAACCAGCTGCATTTACACAGCGACTAAGCACAATGAGTTCTGTCCTGATGATTTGGAGTTTGTACTCTCAGCAAGATCATGGTCAGAACATGTCGAGCAAGGTGATTTTGagaattacaaaaagcaatttgttAAAATCCAGGATTATTTCCGACCTAGGTTTGAAGAAGCGACAAAGGTGGGCAATGCCATGATTAAAAAGCTTCTTGAAAACCTAAAGAGAACCGCTTGA
- the arz1 gene encoding RAP1-like protein, GTPase exchange factor, Zfs1 target number 1: MTIADDAQLYQTLADRSKNADERLLLREYIPKALDKLMEISLNECIHKQCLRFLANSCSEEDDNRATFFDNKGLDMMKIYCAKADDNSALAFAVIHNCILDSKKYQARVAETEILHLAITYWIDWQHKLRAPFINMLSVICELLYPFSKDATLVFAGLHVLPSMTRLEIDSYSIFTKAFDNPNICISFANDPDLLIESIELVLMQRDFSQRIPILNLFPRIAEHNEVFSTSLHQNSTFLDYLKKFLLSDDSARTTMAALFIGNLTRNDHISKALFRENFPEILVACVLKEKRIDDNVGKIYACSAALRHFMIPLSSRNHFAARSLLLQDKMLRSSFSQLHYLSVSMIRLSMPYILYKLIKEPERFDKLRECSKSPDANLALESNRAILAFMKHALIMPNLSQNIRQFLEKNIAIFHDSVLATITMVNNYPIVTGEAVFVAILMIKHGFAGLSETIRLSSAYEILKSYSNDPKFANELKQNILALLVLVDKDGKALE; this comes from the coding sequence ATGACGATTGCTGATGATGCACAGTTGTATCAAACGTTAGCAGATCGTTCAAAAAACGCTGATGAGCGCCTTCTGCTTCGAGAATATATTCCAAAGGCACTGGATAAGCTCATGGAAATATCGTTAAATGAATGCATTCATAAGCAGTGTCTGAGATTTTTAGCAAATTCTTGTAGCGAAGAAGATGACAATCGTGCTACCTTCTTTGATAATAAAGGTCTCGATATGATGAAGATATATTGTGCTAAAGCAGATGATAATTCTGCTCTTGCTTTTGCTGTAATCCATAACTGTATTTTAGactcaaaaaaatatcaagcAAGGGTTGCTGAAACTGAAATCTTGCATCTTGCAATTACATATTGGATTGATTGGCAGCACAAGTTACGTGCTCCGTTCATTAATATGCTTTCTGTCATTTGTGAGCTATTGTATCCGTTTTCTAAAGATGCGACTTTGGTCTTCGCTGGATTGCATGTTCTGCCTTCTATGACCCGATTAGAAATTGATTCgtattctatttttacGAAAGCATTTGACAATCCAAATATCTGTATATCCTTTGCAAACGATCCTGATCTCTTAATCGAATCCATTGAACTGGTATTGATGCAACGTGATTTTTCTCAAAGAATTCCCATTTTAAACCTTTTCCCGCGTATCGCTGAACACAATGAAGTCTTCTCTACCAGCCTTCATCAGAATAGCACGTTTCTTGATTAtctcaaaaagtttttactTTCAGACGATTCCGCTCGCACAACGATGGCAGCGCTTTTCATTGGAAATCTCACCAGAAACGACCATATCTCAAAGGCTCTTTTCCGTGAGAACTTTCCGGAAATCCTTGTTGCTTGCGTCctcaaagaaaagaggaTTGATGATAATGTTGGTAAGATCTATGCTTGTTCAGCTGCTTTGAGACATTTTATGATACCTCTGTCCTCTCGGAACCATTTCGCTGCCAGatctttgcttcttcagGATAAGATGTTGCGTAGCAGTTTTTCACAGTTGCATTACCTTTCTGTAAGTATGATTCGTCTTTCGATGCCTTACATTCTTTATAAATTAATAAAGGAGCCTGAACGCTTTGATAAATTACGCGAATGCTCCAAAAGTCCAGATGCAAACCTTGCCCTTGAAAGTAACAGAGCTATCTTGGCTTTTATGAAGCATGCTTTAATCATGCCCAATTTATCCCAAAACATTCgtcaatttttggaaaagaacaTTGCTATTTTCCATGACAGCGTTCTGGCAACCATAACTATGGTTAATAATTATCCCATTGTTACCGGAGAAGCTGTTTTTGTTGCAATTTTAATGATCAAGCACGGATTTGCTGGCTTGTCCGAAACAATCCGTTTGTCTTCGGCTTATGAGATTTTAAAGTCATACTCTAACGACCCTAAGTTTGCTAATGAATTAAAGCAAAATATTCTGGCTTTACTCGTCTTGGTGGATAAGGATGGTAAAGCGCTCGAGTAA
- the taf13 gene encoding transcription factor TFIID complex subunit Taf13, with protein MSMESRRGRPPTRRQHLFTKDLKSLMYAFGDDLNPAPDSVNVLEEIVVDYINEMCLEAARIAGNRNKVKVDDFKFALRNDPKKLGRVEELLVLQKMIADTRNVMKYNKDHF; from the exons ATGAGTATGGAATCTCGTCGTGGACGTCCTCCTACCCGGAGACAGCACCTATTTACAAAAGACT TGAAGTCTCTTATGTACGCTTTTGGAGACGATCTAAATCCTGCTCCCGACAGTGTAAATGTCTTGGAAGAAATTGTCGTTGACTATATTAATGAAATG TGCCTAGAGGCGGCTCGAATTGCTGGCAATCGCAACAAAGTAAAGGTGGACGATTTCAAATTTGCACTCCGAAACGACCCTAAGAAGCTTGGCCGTGTTGAAGAACTACTGgttcttcaaaagatgaTTGCAGATACGAGAAATGTTATGAAGTACAACAAAGACCATTTTTAA
- the nnk1 gene encoding serine/threonine protein kinase Nnk1: MSGDKPLSGLGNQGSVPEGTDAETILRSRNQSTTPVPSPLRKGFSKIKHNILSRKNSGQLRPGSVDRQTPQETRYGPTNDSMAHVPDTPRESPPLRESDAHQRTETPARPVPIHPNSSGGPQHHSGVKSLFEKAIHPSRGKSSQSPSKGIGSFINQHILHKHPSSDASPPDQKPSQGIQKSNSHHYLQSDKTKPSAVSKPHDVPKRASSAIHPKASRSPPGIADNDANRVSRSSEFPTSSKPMDIRSNGKNKPRAGGFFDTPLHASPTSGSPASTPHSSKSPSQSSVTSNGFRPGPGKPLVPRQRNPYLNTSYESWPHSPEYDCYTYAVSGSLNMTPQGTGFECINPANPFSPGYKKQDTSSQTNANGASGNQPSSEGAGTNQGSDYQLVKPKNIEQVPRKLRPTYVPPYAKRVVPRLSSKYVLLEETKDLGSGATAVIRCVSLKNPKENEKKLRFAIKAYRRKADDESESFYISKLTSEWLVQCRMEHPNVVKAYDLCLDSHIFPLYSDTWCIIMDFCPKGDLLSLISNRHDRLTRRDFECMVKQILRGVAYIHSQGIAHRDLKPENILITSNGALRITDFGACDVLCDPGNTEKLPSALSQSNGVFGSDPFMAPEILTPGSYNAFYADMWSCAIVIHTIYFRTYPFRKAVTTDQLYNKYLKAWREYNLMCDVQNIRVSKTLPYLKPVCDLPEPMQRLFFCLANPVSEERMLALEALSMDYVQNIECCCCDEHEVTTHEPEPCLKWNDPPMCETSNHHYHG, translated from the coding sequence atgtcGGGAGACAAACCTTTGTCTGGCTTGGGGAATCAGGGAAGCGTTCCCGAAGGTACGGATGCTGAAACGATATTAAGAAGTCGAAATCAATCTACCACTCCCGTACCTTCCCCGTTGCGAAAaggattttcaaaaattaaacataATATTTTGAGCCGAAAAAACTCTGGTCAATTGAGACCCGGCTCGGTTGATAGACAAACTCCACAAGAAACTCGCTATGGCCCCACGAACGATTCTATGGCTCATGTTCCTGATACTCCCCGTGAGTCTCCTCCTCTTCGAGAATCAGACGCTCATCAACGAACCGAGACTCCCGCCCGACCGGTCCCTATCCATCCGAACTCTTCTGGAGGCCCTCAACACCATTCTGGAGTGAAGTCTTTGTTTGAAAAGGCTATACATCCTTCTCGTGGAAAGTCTTCGCAAAGCCCCTCAAAAGGTATTGGCTCATTCATTAATCAGCATATTTTACATAAGCACCCTTCCTCCGATGCTTCTCCTCCCGATCAGAAACCTTCCCAAggtattcaaaaaagtaattctCACCATTATTTGCAATCCGACAAAACCAAACCCAGCGCTGTCTCGAAACCTCATGACGTCCCCAAACGCGCCAGTTCTGCCATCCATCCCAAAGCGTCTCGATCACCACCTGGAATTGCTGATAATGATGCGAATAGGGTCTCGCGCTCTTCCGAGTTTCCCACTTCTTCTAAACCCATGGACATTCGTTCGAATGGTAAAAATAAACCGCGTGCTGGTGGATTCTTTGACACTCCCCTCCATGCTTCCCCTACCTCTGGCTCACCTGCCAGCACTCCtcattcttcaaaaagccCCTCTCAATCCTCCGTTACTTCCAACGGTTTTCGCCCGGGTCCTGGAAAACCGCTAGTCCCCCGACAAAGGAACCCTTACCTCAATACTTCTTACGAATCTTGGCCTCATTCTCCCGAGTATGACTGCTATACTTATGCTGTTAGTGGCAGCCTAAACATGACCCCACAAGGAACAGGTTTCGAATGTATCAATCCCGCCAATCCTTTTAGCCCTGGATACAAGAAACAAGATACTTCTTCCCAAACCAATGCAAATGGGGCTTCTGGAAACCAACCTTCTTCAGAAGGTGCTGGCACAAATCAGGGATCAGATTATCAACTTgtgaaaccaaaaaacatTGAACAAGTACCTAGAAAGTTAAGACCTACCTATGTCCCGCCTTACGCCAAGCGTGTCGTTCCTCGGTTGAGCTCGAAATACGTTTTACTTGAAGAAACTAAAGATCTCGGAAGTGGTGCTACTGCGGTTATCCGCTGCGTCAGCTTGAAAAATCCGaaagagaatgaaaagaaattgaggTTTGCAATTAAAGCTTACCGTCGAAAGGCTGATGATGAATCAGAAAGCTTCTACATCTCAAAATTAACATCTGAGTGGCTTGTGCAATGTAGAATGGAGCATCCGAACGTTGTGAAAGCTTACGATCTATGTTTAGATTCTCATATATTCCCTCTCTATAGTGACACTTGGTGCATAATAATGGACTTTTGTCCTAAGGGTGATTTGCTTAGTTTAATTAGTAACCGTCATGACCGGCTCACTCGAAGGGATTTTGAGTGCATGGTTAAGCAGATTTTACGAGGAGTTGCTTACATTCATTCTCAGGGTATAGCGCATCGAGATTTAAAGCCTGAAAATATCTTAATTACTAGCAACGGAGCTCTACGTATTACAGATTTTGGAGCTTGTGATGTTCTATGTGATCCTGGCAATACAGAAAAGCTTCCATCAGCTTTGTCTCAAAGTAATGGTGTATTTGGAAGCGATCCATTTATGGCACCTGAAATTTTAACTCCTGGATCTTATAACGCCTTTTATGCGGATATGTGGTCGTGCGCGATTGTTATCCATACTATCTACTTCCGCACATATCCATTTCGAAAAGCCGTAACGACTGATCAGCTTTATAATAAGTATTTAAAGGCTTGGCGTGAGTATAATCTTATGTGCGATGTTCAAAATATCAGGGTTTCCAAGACTCTACCATATTTGAAACCCGTTTGCGATTTGCCTGAGCCTATGCAGCgtctcttcttttgtttagcTAATCCTGTATcggaagaaagaatgttGGCTTTGGAGGCGTTGAGTATGGACTATGTACAAAACATTGAATGCTGTTGTTGTGACGAGCATGAGGTGACCACGCATGAGCCTGAACCATGCTTGAAATGGAACGATCCTCCAATGTGTGAAACCTCCAACCATCATTATCATGGCTAA